A window from Limnothrix sp. FACHB-406 encodes these proteins:
- a CDS encoding ABC transporter permease: MNHSESLWGAAWRRFCRDRLALFGLICLGAIGLAALVGPWLYPLSPTDLDYGRAYQGPSLAHWLGTNDRGQDLLARVLSGGRVSLTVGIASMLVAVTLGTTIGAVAGFYGGWVDGLLMRLTDLFLALPQLPLLLLLIYLFREPLRAIAGPELGIFLLVIGAIGGLNWMSVARLIRANFLTLRERNFVLAAYALGARSGWLIWRHILPNAIGPAIVAASLAVGTAILTESTLNFLGLGFPPDVPTWGRMLYDAQNFLETAPHMAIFPGLAIFMTVLSANFIGDGLRDAIDPQQRSS, encoded by the coding sequence ATGAATCACTCGGAAAGTCTGTGGGGGGCGGCTTGGCGGCGATTTTGTCGCGATCGGTTGGCCCTGTTTGGGCTAATTTGCCTGGGGGCGATCGGGCTGGCGGCCCTGGTGGGCCCATGGCTCTATCCCCTTTCGCCCACGGACTTGGACTATGGCCGCGCCTACCAAGGCCCCAGCCTGGCCCATTGGTTGGGCACGAACGATCGGGGGCAGGATTTGTTGGCGCGGGTGCTGTCCGGTGGGCGGGTGTCCCTCACGGTGGGCATTGCCTCGATGCTGGTGGCGGTCACCTTGGGCACAACGATCGGGGCGGTGGCGGGGTTCTATGGCGGCTGGGTGGATGGGCTGTTGATGCGGCTCACGGATTTGTTTTTGGCCTTGCCTCAGTTGCCCCTGCTGTTGCTGCTGATTTATCTCTTTCGGGAACCGTTGCGGGCGATCGCGGGGCCGGAATTGGGGATTTTTCTGCTGGTGATTGGGGCGATCGGCGGGTTGAACTGGATGAGCGTGGCGCGGTTAATTCGGGCTAATTTTCTGACCCTGCGAGAACGCAATTTCGTGTTGGCGGCCTATGCCTTGGGGGCCCGATCGGGCTGGTTAATTTGGCGGCATATTTTGCCCAACGCGATCGGCCCGGCCATTGTTGCGGCTTCCTTGGCGGTGGGCACGGCCATTTTGACGGAATCGACCCTGAATTTTTTGGGGCTGGGCTTTCCGCCCGATGTGCCCACTTGGGGGCGAATGCTCTACGATGCCCAGAATTTTTTGGAAACCGCGCCGCATATGGCGATTTTTCCGGGGCTGGCGATTTTTATGACGGTTTTAAGCGCCAATTTCATCGGGGATGGGCTGCGGGATGCGATCGACCCGCAACAGCGATCGTCCTGA
- a CDS encoding shikimate kinase → MTDFSEPPNPQHLATLIRGTSLYLVGLMGSGKSSTGRQLAAALDYRFFDTDQLIEQAAGQSIAQIFATEGEAAFRQLETQVLSQLSAYKRLVVATGGGIVTQQENWGYLRHGLVIWLDPTLETIVNRLQADPAEIAQRPLLQSPDPVAALAELRDRRSAQYAQADLQVAIGPEQSPAQVVDQILVGIRGVLRPEVTGSTEN, encoded by the coding sequence ATGACTGACTTTTCCGAGCCACCCAATCCCCAACATCTCGCCACCTTGATTCGTGGCACCAGTCTGTATTTAGTCGGGCTAATGGGGTCAGGAAAAAGCAGCACCGGCCGCCAGTTAGCTGCCGCCCTGGATTATCGCTTTTTTGACACAGATCAGTTGATTGAGCAGGCTGCTGGCCAGTCGATCGCCCAAATTTTTGCCACCGAAGGCGAGGCGGCCTTTCGCCAACTGGAAACCCAAGTGTTGTCGCAACTGTCCGCCTATAAGCGATTGGTGGTGGCCACCGGGGGCGGCATTGTCACCCAACAGGAAAATTGGGGTTATTTGCGCCATGGATTGGTGATTTGGTTGGATCCCACCCTGGAGACGATCGTGAACCGCTTGCAGGCGGATCCAGCCGAAATTGCCCAGCGGCCCCTGTTGCAGTCGCCCGACCCGGTGGCGGCCTTGGCGGAGTTGCGCGATCGTCGATCGGCCCAATATGCCCAAGCGGACTTGCAAGTGGCGATCGGGCCGGAACAGTCCCCCGCCCAGGTGGTGGATCAAATTCTGGTGGGTATTCGCGGAGTCTTGCGGCCGGAGGTGACTGGCTCCACCGAAAATTAA